The Parambassis ranga chromosome 1, fParRan2.1, whole genome shotgun sequence genome includes a region encoding these proteins:
- the LOC114432460 gene encoding von Willebrand factor A domain-containing protein 7-like isoform X1, with amino-acid sequence MTSLLGIALLAVALSGPTVAFVPVGGGASTHVTITGTALLQKVTETCRAVAVAGGYEFEPTGTSPEELVQACLGPTAVGEVSGAKFYSALQQVYTQNGLVDRDFVASDRHHFNSETFFEGRGLITEGVMAIKANIRQENFQAAREILGKVLHTLQDFYSHSNWVELGNTEPYINLIRPDLPLDNLADVNTPTCSDCASGTCPNQILPNILKEKKLTSGYMGIFSPFKPKGKCSHGGAGDLTSTSDPRGGINKDERRPDNMALHDAAVKAATAASLELLQDIRLTAGDNDFLRMMGIARSSVVCFVIDTTGSMSDDIDEARSVVYEIIDSKKGTQDEPSEYILVPFNDPDFGPMIRTIDPDEMKKQISKLRAKGGGDAPEMCLSGLQLALTGAPDSSHIFVFTDATAKDIALKDTIIALIRSTKSKVSFFMTASSKRRRRSVASASFNDYKDLAVASGGQAIQVSKNQLPQATDVILDTSTSALVTVLQRARSPGKPETFTFLLDESLNNITLYITGTSISFTLTNPSGVSQNSNEANGKLGTIQSVGNLRRIRLNHDKQAGTWKININSNQPYTIKVTGQSTITFIYDFVESFGGPHPGYAVLNGRPQAGQPAKLMLSMMGRKGPSSMTVGDVGLVLVSGPEAITGGTKTDMGNGNILVNVDSVPEGEFVLTLTGTDKVSNSQFQRQSTTQMSVSKVHVQAVVASSVEPGKPFKLPFSVMTKGSSGQYAINARNDRDFPMDYPKSLTVTSGQYTNATLTITPPANTQSGTDVTLTIEAKSSSNTDSNYAVLRMSVVTKITDFVQPLCEVVSVIDDNCPDDLSQCGTFTWELSANLTDGNGTGIETISLHQGNGTLLHTLLSTPIVNANYNASCCSQVVEFVAVDKVGNVGKCYHSIVRSGSPALTLSLPLWLCILISAFMARP; translated from the exons ATGACTTCTTTGCTGGGCATAGCCCTGCTGGCTGTGGCTCTATCTGGACCCACTGTGGCCTTTGTCCCAGTTGGGGGTGGGGCCTCCACTCATGTCACCATTACAGGAACTGCGCTATTGCAAAAAGTGACTGAGACATGCCGGGCGGTGGCTGTGGCGGGAGGTTATGAGTTTGAACCCACG GGTACCTCTCCTGAAGAGCTGGTCCAGGCTTGTCTAGGTCCCACCGCCGTTGGAGAGGTGTCTGGCGCCAAATTTTACTCTGCCCTTCAACAGGTCTACACCCAGAATGGACTGGTGGACCGTGACTTTGTCGCCAG CGATCGACATCACTTCAACTCTGAGACCTTCTTTGAGGGACGTGGTCTCATCACAGAGGGCGTGATGGCCATCAAGGCCAATATTCGCCAAGAGAACTTCCAGGCAGCCAGGGAAATATTAGGCAAAGTCCTTCATACACTGCAG GACTTCTACAGCCACAGTAACTGGGTGGAGCTGGGCAACACGGAGCCATACATCAACCTCATACGCCCTGACCTTCCTCTGGATAATCTGGCAG ATGTGAACACTCCTACCTGCAGTGACTGtgccagtgggacatgccccaATCAGATCCTGCCCAATATCCTCAAAGAGAAAAAACTCACATCCGGCTACATGGGAATCTTCTCTCCTTTCAAGCCTAAAG GTAAATGCAGCCACGGAGGCGCAGGTGACCTCACCAGCACTTCGGATCCTCGAGGAGGCATCAACAAAGATGAGCGTCGCCCAGACAACATGGCCTTGCATGATGCCGCTGTGAAAGCAGCTACAGCTGCCAGCCTCGAGCTGCTTCAGGACATCCGCCTAACTGCAGGGGACAATGACTTTCTGAG AATGATGGGGATTGCTCGCTCATCTGTGGTGTGCTTTGTCATCGACACCACTGGCAGCATGTCAGATGATATTGATGAAGCCAGGTCAGTTGTTTATGAGATCATTGACAGCAAAAAAGGGACGCAGGACGAGCCCTCCGAGTACATCCTGGTGCCCTTTAATGATCCCG ATTTTGGACCCATGATCAGGACAATAGACCCTGATGAGATGAAGAAACAAATCTCTAAGCTCAGAGCAAAAGGTGGTGGTGATGCCCCTGAGATGTGCCTGTCAGGACTTCAG CTGGCTCTCACTGGTGCCCCTGACTCGTCccacatctttgttttcaccGACGCTACAGCCAAAGACATTGCCCTCAAGGACACTATTATTGCTCTCATCAGGAGCACAAAGTCAAAG GTGTCATTCTTCATGACAGCGAGCAGCAAGAGGCGCCGTCGTTCTGTTGCCTCTGCTTCCTTTAATGACTACAAGGACTTGGCTGTGGCCTCAGGAGGCCAGGCCATCCAGGTGTCCAAGAATCAGCTGCCTCAGGCAACAGATGTCATCCTTGACACCTCTACTTCAGCTCTG GTGACAGTTCTTCAGCGAGCAAGGAGCCCAGGGAAACCAGAAACCTTCACCTTCCTATTGGATGAATCACTGAATAACATCACTCTCTACATCACAGGAACATCTATTAGTTTCACACTGACCAACCCTTCTG GTGTTAGCCAGAACAGCAACGAGGCCAACGGTAAACTGGGAACTATTCAGTCAGTGGGCAACCTGAGAAGAATCCGTCTCAACCATGACAAACAGGCGGGAACCTGGAAGATCAACATCAACTCCAACCAACCTTACACTATCAAAGTCACAG GCCAGAGTACTATTACCTTCATCTACGACTTCGTGGAAAGTTTCGGAGGACCTCACCCAGGTTATGCAGTACTTAATGGGCGTCCACAAGCAG GTCAGCCAGCCAAACTAATGCTCTCAATGATGGGTAGGAAAGGTCCGTCATCGATGACTGTTGGAGATGTTGGTCTAGTATTAGTGTCTGGACCTGAGGCCATTACTGGTGGCACAAAGACTGACATGGGCAATGGAAACATCCTGGTTAATGTTGATTCGGTGCCTGAGGGAGAGTTTGTGCTCACTCTGACAGGAACTGACAAAGTATCTAACAGTCAGTTCCAGAGGCAGTCAACCACCCAGATGTCTGTCTCCAAAGTGCATGTACAG GCTGTGGTGGCCAGCAGTGTGGAGCCAGGAAAACCCTTCAAGCTCCCCTTCAGTGTTATGACCAAGGGTTCAAGTGGCCAATATGCCATCAATGCCAGAAATGACAGAGACTTTCCCATGGATTACCCAAAAAG CCTCACCGTGACAAGTGGACAATATACAAATGCTACACTGACTATTACACCCCCTGCTAACACACAATCAGGCACTGATGTCACTCTAACTATCGAAGCAAAGTCATCCAGTAATACTGACTCCAACTACGCTGTTCTGAGAATGTCTGTTGTGACCAAG ATTACAGATTTTGTTCAGCCCCTGTGTGAAGTTGTTAGTGTGATTGATGACAACTGCCCTGACGACCTGTCTCAGTGTGGAACCTTCACGTGGGAACTGTCGGCTAACCTCACAGACGGAAACGGCACAGGGATTGAGACCATTTCCTTGCATCAGGGTAACGGAACCCTCTTGCACACCTTGCTGAGCACTCCCATCGTCAATGCAAACTACAACGCCTCCTGCTGTTCACAGGTTGTTGAGTTTGTAGCTGTGGATAAAGTGGGCAACGTGGGCAAGTGCTATCATTCGATAGTTCGTTCTGGCAGCCCTGCTCTTACGCTGTCGCTACCACTGTGGCTGTGCATCTTGATTTCTGCCTTCATGGCAAGGCCTTAA
- the LOC114432460 gene encoding von Willebrand factor A domain-containing protein 7-like isoform X2 codes for MAIKANIRQENFQAAREILGKVLHTLQDFYSHSNWVELGNTEPYINLIRPDLPLDNLADVNTPTCSDCASGTCPNQILPNILKEKKLTSGYMGIFSPFKPKGKCSHGGAGDLTSTSDPRGGINKDERRPDNMALHDAAVKAATAASLELLQDIRLTAGDNDFLRMMGIARSSVVCFVIDTTGSMSDDIDEARSVVYEIIDSKKGTQDEPSEYILVPFNDPDFGPMIRTIDPDEMKKQISKLRAKGGGDAPEMCLSGLQLALTGAPDSSHIFVFTDATAKDIALKDTIIALIRSTKSKVSFFMTASSKRRRRSVASASFNDYKDLAVASGGQAIQVSKNQLPQATDVILDTSTSALVTVLQRARSPGKPETFTFLLDESLNNITLYITGTSISFTLTNPSGVSQNSNEANGKLGTIQSVGNLRRIRLNHDKQAGTWKININSNQPYTIKVTGQSTITFIYDFVESFGGPHPGYAVLNGRPQAGQPAKLMLSMMGRKGPSSMTVGDVGLVLVSGPEAITGGTKTDMGNGNILVNVDSVPEGEFVLTLTGTDKVSNSQFQRQSTTQMSVSKVHVQAVVASSVEPGKPFKLPFSVMTKGSSGQYAINARNDRDFPMDYPKSLTVTSGQYTNATLTITPPANTQSGTDVTLTIEAKSSSNTDSNYAVLRMSVVTKITDFVQPLCEVVSVIDDNCPDDLSQCGTFTWELSANLTDGNGTGIETISLHQGNGTLLHTLLSTPIVNANYNASCCSQVVEFVAVDKVGNVGKCYHSIVRSGSPALTLSLPLWLCILISAFMARP; via the exons ATGGCCATCAAGGCCAATATTCGCCAAGAGAACTTCCAGGCAGCCAGGGAAATATTAGGCAAAGTCCTTCATACACTGCAG GACTTCTACAGCCACAGTAACTGGGTGGAGCTGGGCAACACGGAGCCATACATCAACCTCATACGCCCTGACCTTCCTCTGGATAATCTGGCAG ATGTGAACACTCCTACCTGCAGTGACTGtgccagtgggacatgccccaATCAGATCCTGCCCAATATCCTCAAAGAGAAAAAACTCACATCCGGCTACATGGGAATCTTCTCTCCTTTCAAGCCTAAAG GTAAATGCAGCCACGGAGGCGCAGGTGACCTCACCAGCACTTCGGATCCTCGAGGAGGCATCAACAAAGATGAGCGTCGCCCAGACAACATGGCCTTGCATGATGCCGCTGTGAAAGCAGCTACAGCTGCCAGCCTCGAGCTGCTTCAGGACATCCGCCTAACTGCAGGGGACAATGACTTTCTGAG AATGATGGGGATTGCTCGCTCATCTGTGGTGTGCTTTGTCATCGACACCACTGGCAGCATGTCAGATGATATTGATGAAGCCAGGTCAGTTGTTTATGAGATCATTGACAGCAAAAAAGGGACGCAGGACGAGCCCTCCGAGTACATCCTGGTGCCCTTTAATGATCCCG ATTTTGGACCCATGATCAGGACAATAGACCCTGATGAGATGAAGAAACAAATCTCTAAGCTCAGAGCAAAAGGTGGTGGTGATGCCCCTGAGATGTGCCTGTCAGGACTTCAG CTGGCTCTCACTGGTGCCCCTGACTCGTCccacatctttgttttcaccGACGCTACAGCCAAAGACATTGCCCTCAAGGACACTATTATTGCTCTCATCAGGAGCACAAAGTCAAAG GTGTCATTCTTCATGACAGCGAGCAGCAAGAGGCGCCGTCGTTCTGTTGCCTCTGCTTCCTTTAATGACTACAAGGACTTGGCTGTGGCCTCAGGAGGCCAGGCCATCCAGGTGTCCAAGAATCAGCTGCCTCAGGCAACAGATGTCATCCTTGACACCTCTACTTCAGCTCTG GTGACAGTTCTTCAGCGAGCAAGGAGCCCAGGGAAACCAGAAACCTTCACCTTCCTATTGGATGAATCACTGAATAACATCACTCTCTACATCACAGGAACATCTATTAGTTTCACACTGACCAACCCTTCTG GTGTTAGCCAGAACAGCAACGAGGCCAACGGTAAACTGGGAACTATTCAGTCAGTGGGCAACCTGAGAAGAATCCGTCTCAACCATGACAAACAGGCGGGAACCTGGAAGATCAACATCAACTCCAACCAACCTTACACTATCAAAGTCACAG GCCAGAGTACTATTACCTTCATCTACGACTTCGTGGAAAGTTTCGGAGGACCTCACCCAGGTTATGCAGTACTTAATGGGCGTCCACAAGCAG GTCAGCCAGCCAAACTAATGCTCTCAATGATGGGTAGGAAAGGTCCGTCATCGATGACTGTTGGAGATGTTGGTCTAGTATTAGTGTCTGGACCTGAGGCCATTACTGGTGGCACAAAGACTGACATGGGCAATGGAAACATCCTGGTTAATGTTGATTCGGTGCCTGAGGGAGAGTTTGTGCTCACTCTGACAGGAACTGACAAAGTATCTAACAGTCAGTTCCAGAGGCAGTCAACCACCCAGATGTCTGTCTCCAAAGTGCATGTACAG GCTGTGGTGGCCAGCAGTGTGGAGCCAGGAAAACCCTTCAAGCTCCCCTTCAGTGTTATGACCAAGGGTTCAAGTGGCCAATATGCCATCAATGCCAGAAATGACAGAGACTTTCCCATGGATTACCCAAAAAG CCTCACCGTGACAAGTGGACAATATACAAATGCTACACTGACTATTACACCCCCTGCTAACACACAATCAGGCACTGATGTCACTCTAACTATCGAAGCAAAGTCATCCAGTAATACTGACTCCAACTACGCTGTTCTGAGAATGTCTGTTGTGACCAAG ATTACAGATTTTGTTCAGCCCCTGTGTGAAGTTGTTAGTGTGATTGATGACAACTGCCCTGACGACCTGTCTCAGTGTGGAACCTTCACGTGGGAACTGTCGGCTAACCTCACAGACGGAAACGGCACAGGGATTGAGACCATTTCCTTGCATCAGGGTAACGGAACCCTCTTGCACACCTTGCTGAGCACTCCCATCGTCAATGCAAACTACAACGCCTCCTGCTGTTCACAGGTTGTTGAGTTTGTAGCTGTGGATAAAGTGGGCAACGTGGGCAAGTGCTATCATTCGATAGTTCGTTCTGGCAGCCCTGCTCTTACGCTGTCGCTACCACTGTGGCTGTGCATCTTGATTTCTGCCTTCATGGCAAGGCCTTAA